In Myotis daubentonii chromosome 10, mMyoDau2.1, whole genome shotgun sequence, one genomic interval encodes:
- the NXPH1 gene encoding neurexophilin-1, translating to MQAACWYVLLLLQPTVYLVTCANLTNGGKSELLKSGSSKSTLKHIWTESSKDLSISRLLSQTFRGKENDTDLDLRYDTPEPYSEQDLWDWLRNSTDLQEPRPRAKRRPIVKTGKFKKMFGWGDFHSNIKTVKLNLLITGKIVDHGNGTFSVYFRHNSTGQGNVSVSLVPPTKIVEFDLAQQTVIDAKDSKSFNCRIEYEKVDKATKNTLCNYDPSKTCYQEQTQSHVSWLCSKPFKVICIYISFYSTDYKLVQKVCPDYNYHSDTPYFPSG from the coding sequence GTCACGTGTGCCAATTTAACAAATGGTGGAAAGTCAGAACTTCTAAAATCGGGCAGCAGCAAATCCACACTAAAGCACATATGGACAGAAAGCAGCAAAGACTTgtctatcagccgcctcctgtcACAGACTTTTCGTGGCAAAGAAAACGATACAGATTTAGACCTGCGATATGACACCCCAGAACCTTATTCTGAGCAAGACCTCTGGGACTGGCTGAGGAACTCCACGGACCTTCAAGAGCCTCGGCCCAGGGCCAAGCGAAGGCCCATTGTTAAGACGGGCAAGTTTAAGAAAATGTTTGGATGGGGTGACTTTCATTCCAACATCAAAACAGTGAAGCTAAACCTGTTGATAACTGGGAAAATTGTAGATCATGGCAATGGGACATTTAGCGTTTACTTCAGGCATAATTCCACGGGTCAAGGGAATGTATCTGTCAGCTTGGTGCCCCCGACAAAAATAGTGGAATTCGACTTGGCACAACAAACCGTGATTGATGCCAAAGATTCCAAGTCCTTTAACTGTCGCATTGAATATGAAAAGGTTGACAAGGCCACCAAGAACACACTCTGCAACTATGACCCTTCAAAAACCTGTTACCAGGAGCAGACCCAAAGTCATGTATCCTGGCTCTGCTCCAAGCCCTTCAAGGTGATCTgtatttacatttccttttataGTACAGATTATAAACTGGTACAGAAAGTGTGCCCCGACTACAACTATCACAGCGACACACCTTACTTCCCCTCAGGATGA